The Anaerolineae bacterium genome window below encodes:
- a CDS encoding oligosaccharide flippase family protein, producing MALGWLFVPVYANLLGVEAYGLVGFYTVLLGLLSFLDIGLSGTLNREVARLSASGQSASQCRELVRTIETVFWGISITIAVGIVAGSALIAVRWVTVETLTVTQVQNAVVLMGLAVSLQLPSAMYLGGLMGLQRQVLSNGIVIAAGLVRGLGAVAVLVFVSPSIEAYFWWQVAVNAGQVVAIRHALWRALPVADRPPSFRPEVLRGVWRYSAGMAGITVLSGVLTQIDKLVVSRTFTLEVLGYYSLASVVAQVPLLLSRPMTNALFPRMTELVSANDLSRLVVLYHRSSQVVAALVLPPALLLVAFPGEVVLAWTGDVATAQQTGRLVAVLVAGSACLALTTVPHVLTLASGWTDLSLKIGLAGAAATVPVLMLLVDRIGVVGACVAWMLLNGLSLPAYIAMLHRRLPLGSPWHWYVADVLPPALVSGAFLGLAKWLVPPPSSRLELIIWIVGLAGLALLGSALSSSETRRLAAGFASGLGVIGRAL from the coding sequence GTGGCTCTGGGCTGGCTCTTCGTACCCGTCTACGCGAATCTGCTTGGGGTCGAAGCCTACGGCCTAGTTGGGTTCTACACCGTCCTCCTCGGCCTCCTCAGTTTCCTGGATATCGGCCTGAGTGGAACACTCAACCGCGAGGTCGCTCGGCTTTCTGCATCAGGTCAATCTGCATCACAATGCAGGGAGCTGGTCCGGACCATCGAGACCGTGTTCTGGGGCATCTCCATCACGATAGCGGTCGGGATCGTGGCTGGCTCTGCCCTAATCGCGGTCAGATGGGTGACCGTCGAGACACTGACCGTGACGCAGGTGCAGAATGCGGTTGTGCTCATGGGTCTGGCGGTCTCCCTTCAGCTCCCGTCTGCCATGTACTTGGGTGGTCTGATGGGCCTGCAGCGCCAGGTGCTGTCAAACGGTATCGTCATCGCGGCAGGCCTGGTTCGCGGGCTGGGCGCCGTGGCGGTGTTGGTATTCGTCTCTCCGTCGATCGAGGCTTACTTCTGGTGGCAAGTGGCTGTGAATGCCGGCCAGGTTGTGGCGATCAGACATGCTCTCTGGCGGGCGCTGCCCGTCGCCGACAGGCCGCCCTCGTTCAGGCCTGAGGTGCTGAGGGGCGTCTGGCGCTACTCTGCGGGGATGGCGGGCATCACCGTTCTGAGTGGCGTTCTTACCCAGATCGACAAACTTGTCGTTAGCAGGACCTTCACCCTGGAGGTTCTCGGCTACTACAGTCTGGCCAGCGTTGTGGCTCAGGTTCCACTACTACTGTCTAGACCGATGACGAATGCCCTCTTCCCCAGGATGACCGAGCTCGTCTCAGCCAATGACCTGTCCCGATTGGTGGTTCTCTACCACAGGAGTTCGCAGGTGGTAGCGGCTCTTGTCTTGCCGCCGGCCCTGTTACTGGTGGCCTTCCCAGGGGAAGTGGTCTTGGCCTGGACGGGGGATGTAGCCACGGCGCAGCAGACTGGCCGGCTGGTAGCGGTACTGGTGGCCGGATCGGCCTGCCTAGCTCTCACGACGGTACCACATGTGCTTACTCTTGCCAGCGGATGGACAGATCTCAGCCTCAAGATCGGCCTGGCAGGTGCTGCTGCTACGGTTCCGGTGCTGATGCTGCTCGTTGACCGGATTGGGGTGGTGGGTGCCTGTGTGGCTTGGATGTTGCTGAATGGCCTGTCGTTGCCCGCGTACATCGCTATGTTGCATAGACGGCTGCCCTTGGGGAGTCCGTGGCATTGGTATGTTGCCGATGTCCTTCCACCTGCGCTCGTGAGCGGAGCATTTCTTGGTCTGGCCAAGTGGCTAGTGCCGCCTCCCTCCTCCAGGCTTGAGCTGATCATCTGGATAGTGGGATTGGCTGGCCTTGCCTTGCTTGGTTCGGCCCTGTCCTCCTCGGAGACTCGCCGCCTGGCCGCTGGCTTCGCCTCCGGGCTCGGAGTGATTGGAAGAGCGCTATGA
- a CDS encoding SDR family oxidoreductase produces MRVLVLGATGMLGHKVFQTLREAYEVWGTVRSSPSGYAGHPVLEPSRLIGGVDARVFDSVVRALAETRADVAVNCVGIVKQVSQAKDPIVSLEVNALFPHRLADLCAACGARLLHVSTDCVFSGSAGMYSEEDRPDATDLYGRSKLLGELDRENCLTLRTSIIGRELAATTGLVEWFLSQTGKTVRGYSRAVFSGLPTLILSRLLVDVIARHPALQGVYHVASTPISKYDLLCLLRSRFSVAVEIEPFPEVVIDRSLNGQRFSAATGWVAPSWLEMIDAMANDPTPYASIRAGRRAAT; encoded by the coding sequence GTGCGCGTTCTGGTCCTCGGCGCCACAGGTATGCTGGGTCACAAGGTCTTCCAGACGCTACGGGAGGCCTACGAAGTCTGGGGCACGGTGCGCTCTAGCCCCTCCGGATACGCAGGGCATCCGGTCCTGGAGCCAAGCCGCCTGATAGGCGGCGTGGATGCCCGGGTCTTCGACTCTGTAGTGCGTGCTCTTGCTGAGACCCGGGCAGATGTGGCAGTCAACTGCGTGGGTATCGTCAAGCAGGTGAGCCAGGCCAAGGATCCTATCGTATCTCTCGAAGTGAATGCGCTATTCCCCCATCGCTTGGCCGATCTCTGCGCGGCCTGCGGTGCCAGGCTTCTCCATGTAAGCACCGACTGCGTCTTCTCTGGCAGTGCCGGAATGTACAGCGAGGAAGACCGTCCGGACGCCACCGATCTCTATGGAAGGAGCAAGCTGCTTGGCGAGCTAGATCGGGAAAACTGCCTAACACTAAGGACATCTATCATCGGTCGGGAACTCGCCGCGACTACCGGCCTGGTTGAGTGGTTCCTGAGCCAAACAGGAAAGACAGTGCGGGGGTACAGCCGAGCTGTGTTCTCCGGACTCCCGACGCTTATCCTGTCTCGTCTGCTGGTGGACGTGATCGCGCGGCACCCGGCATTGCAGGGGGTGTACCACGTTGCCTCGACGCCCATCTCGAAGTATGACCTGCTCTGTCTCTTGCGAAGTCGGTTCTCAGTGGCTGTCGAGATCGAGCCGTTCCCGGAGGTAGTGATAGATCGTAGCCTGAACGGGCAGCGCTTCTCGGCGGCCACAGGTTGGGTAGCACCCTCGTGGCTGGAAATGATCGACGCTATGGCCAACGACCCTACCCCGTACGCCAGCATCCGAGCCGGTCGCCGAGCTGCAACGTAG
- a CDS encoding glycosyltransferase family 4 protein, which produces MLTEFASRLVARGHDVTLPVAQAEGSAAPFPLDERVRIVYRGSGSGMAAPMYRLLSALGPEYDTVVANYYPTAYAAALWGLGHGKPAHYLVQGYEPGFIAIDPQRRCRHAKAALAALSYRLPLRIIAVSTWLGAAISRAGGRPRAIVSAGVDTIRFSGEHDSPDRESRLVMVLARREPWKGLDVLLRGLRSVPGDCAGLRLLAVTQDPTLRLDTDVPVEYCYPRDDLELAACYRRASVFVFPSLMEGFGLPPLEAMACGAPVVVADCGGVRDFAVHGKNAIVVQPGDSEGLMAGVFRVLGDPRLAAELARDGKLTARHMDWERATDRLERVLTGQQVGSEFQGRGLCS; this is translated from the coding sequence GTGCTGACCGAGTTTGCCAGCCGCCTCGTAGCGCGTGGCCACGATGTGACGCTGCCCGTAGCGCAGGCAGAGGGCTCGGCTGCTCCATTCCCCCTAGACGAACGCGTGCGCATCGTCTATCGCGGCTCAGGTTCAGGCATGGCTGCACCGATGTACCGTCTGTTGAGTGCCCTTGGGCCAGAGTATGACACGGTGGTGGCCAACTACTATCCGACCGCATATGCAGCAGCTCTATGGGGCCTGGGACACGGCAAGCCGGCCCACTACCTGGTGCAAGGATACGAGCCAGGCTTCATCGCGATAGATCCGCAGCGAAGATGTCGTCATGCCAAGGCTGCTCTGGCAGCTCTCAGCTACCGCTTACCCCTACGGATCATAGCAGTGTCAACGTGGCTAGGTGCTGCCATCTCGCGCGCGGGCGGGAGACCGCGCGCCATCGTCAGCGCCGGGGTGGACACGATCAGGTTCTCGGGTGAACATGACAGCCCGGACAGGGAGTCACGGCTGGTGATGGTGCTGGCGCGTAGAGAGCCGTGGAAGGGCCTTGATGTGCTGCTCCGGGGCCTTAGGTCGGTGCCGGGAGACTGCGCAGGCCTGAGGCTGCTAGCTGTCACACAGGATCCGACTCTGCGGTTGGACACCGATGTCCCTGTGGAATACTGCTATCCTCGAGACGACCTGGAGCTGGCCGCCTGCTATAGGAGGGCCTCAGTGTTTGTGTTCCCGTCCCTCATGGAGGGCTTCGGGCTCCCGCCACTGGAAGCGATGGCGTGTGGTGCTCCTGTGGTGGTCGCCGACTGTGGCGGTGTGCGGGACTTCGCAGTCCACGGAAAGAACGCGATCGTGGTGCAGCCGGGCGACAGCGAGGGGCTTATGGCAGGTGTGTTCCGAGTGCTGGGAGACCCTCGACTGGCGGCCGAGCTGGCACGCGACGGCAAGCTTACCGCTCGGCATATGGACTGGGAGCGGGCAACGGACAGATTGGAGCGTGTACTCACCGGTCAACAGGTCGGTAGCGAGTTCCAGGGGAGAGGACTTTGTTCCTAG
- a CDS encoding class I SAM-dependent methyltransferase → MRLLRKAKQLVTGPLEHQYLKCLRAEVVASCGTLLDVGCGSNSPAGHLTPDLAWTVGVDAFRPALEESRAKGFHSEYLQLDIRALGQHFAPGSFDCVLASDVIEHLHKQEGLALISHMETIARKRVIIYTPNGFLPQGEAYGNPMQRHLSGWTVDEMLGLGFRVIGIEGLRPLRGEGARPRWRPSWFWRNVSLVTQPLVRDRPRLAFRLLCVKDVRM, encoded by the coding sequence ATGCGGCTGCTTAGGAAGGCCAAGCAGTTGGTGACGGGTCCGCTGGAGCACCAGTACCTCAAGTGTTTGAGGGCCGAGGTTGTCGCGTCCTGCGGCACACTGTTGGACGTAGGATGCGGGTCCAACTCGCCCGCCGGCCATCTGACCCCGGACCTAGCGTGGACAGTTGGCGTCGACGCCTTCCGACCCGCCCTCGAGGAGAGCAGGGCCAAGGGGTTTCACAGTGAGTACCTCCAACTGGACATTCGTGCTCTAGGGCAACACTTCGCGCCAGGGAGCTTTGATTGCGTGCTTGCTTCGGACGTGATCGAGCATCTCCACAAGCAAGAGGGACTGGCTCTGATCTCGCACATGGAGACCATCGCGCGGAAGCGCGTGATCATTTACACGCCGAACGGCTTCCTACCACAGGGGGAAGCATACGGAAACCCCATGCAGAGGCACCTGTCGGGTTGGACGGTGGATGAGATGCTGGGCCTGGGATTTAGGGTCATCGGCATTGAGGGTCTGAGGCCGCTGAGGGGTGAAGGGGCGAGGCCTCGATGGAGACCGTCTTGGTTCTGGCGGAACGTGTCGCTGGTTACTCAGCCTCTGGTCAGGGACCGGCCTCGCCTCGCGTTCCGCCTGCTCTGCGTGAAAGATGTGCGGATGTAA
- a CDS encoding glycosyltransferase family 2 protein: protein MSDSVSDHPQVTVVIPLRNEAAHLAHVMHALRAQTYARHIAQVLFVDGMSTDRTRAVIGENSRGLPAVRIIDNPQIAVPQAMNRGIRAASGDIIIRLDAHCEPAPDYVERCVHHLRETGAWNVGGPMRARGQGYVGQAVALATTSPFGIGGSPFHYSDEPQYVDTVYLGAFPRWVFDKVGLYDERFVRNQDYELNHRIRKAGGAIFLAPDIRITYFPRDSLRALWRQYFQYGFWKVQTLRKHPDSLKWRHLVAPAFVAGLVGGLLVGLLWRPALVLWMLAVGLYIILALAFSLMRARREPGGLRYLPLMPVVFATLHVAWGLGFWWAWVALLLGRDPLAVPDPAAERATDSAPAPE from the coding sequence ATGAGCGACTCTGTCTCTGATCATCCGCAAGTGACCGTCGTCATCCCGTTGCGCAATGAAGCTGCCCACCTGGCGCATGTGATGCACGCGCTCAGGGCACAGACTTATGCACGGCACATCGCCCAGGTCCTTTTTGTAGACGGCATGTCCACCGATCGAACGCGGGCGGTGATTGGGGAGAACTCTCGCGGACTCCCAGCCGTGCGGATCATCGACAACCCTCAGATCGCCGTTCCTCAGGCGATGAACCGAGGCATCCGGGCCGCTTCCGGCGATATCATCATCCGCTTGGATGCCCATTGCGAACCTGCCCCCGACTACGTGGAGCGCTGCGTCCACCACTTGCGGGAGACCGGCGCCTGGAACGTCGGTGGCCCGATGAGGGCCCGAGGCCAGGGGTACGTGGGGCAAGCGGTGGCCCTAGCCACGACGTCCCCCTTCGGAATCGGGGGATCGCCCTTCCATTACTCAGACGAGCCCCAGTACGTGGACACGGTCTACCTGGGCGCCTTTCCCCGCTGGGTCTTCGACAAGGTCGGGCTATACGACGAGCGGTTCGTACGCAACCAGGACTACGAGCTCAACCATAGGATACGCAAAGCCGGCGGCGCGATCTTTCTGGCCCCAGACATCAGGATCACCTACTTCCCGCGGGATTCGCTGCGCGCTCTGTGGCGACAGTACTTCCAGTACGGCTTCTGGAAGGTGCAAACGCTGCGCAAGCACCCGGACTCCCTCAAGTGGCGCCATCTGGTGGCGCCTGCCTTCGTAGCCGGGCTTGTTGGTGGCCTTCTCGTAGGCCTCCTGTGGCGGCCGGCCCTGGTGCTCTGGATGCTGGCTGTGGGTCTATACATCATCCTTGCACTCGCCTTCTCGCTGATGCGAGCGCGCAGGGAGCCGGGCGGACTGCGCTATCTGCCGCTGATGCCCGTCGTATTCGCCACTCTGCACGTCGCCTGGGGCCTCGGCTTCTGGTGGGCGTGGGTCGCCCTTCTCCTGGGTCGGGACCCGCTCGCCGTTCCGGATCCGGCAGCTGAGCGCGCGACTGACTCGGCTCCCGCCCCGGAGTAG
- a CDS encoding glycosyltransferase, which translates to MQPLLSVIVPTRNRQQYAARLAGLVLGMPSARVELVIYDTSDDDGLGSQLESWSGDSRLVYHHTPASGAMADDFDAALCHATGEYVCFLGDDDGINPEAVAVLEWASAEGVDAVWNRPLADYYWPDVAVHPRLMPFAGNLYVRPFCGGLTYHDAECEMRRCVRRAAQRYYETGLPRVYHGFVKRRCLEEVRARTGAYFKGLSPDVYGALAVANFTTRLCSVDYPLIMGGTSAWSGAGSSSARKHKGRLEDAPLLKGKQDYHWSDVVPRFYSVQTVWADSALAALREVGREDLVAEFNLPLLMALCVSHHPDYLGATLRAFPHTCRALGVAMPYGAAMVLGSALADLTPKLIRRVRRRLGRAPVGPSPAATALADAPAALAALLSHIRASGVSIALSGSACVLHTGVAR; encoded by the coding sequence GTGCAACCACTTTTGTCCGTGATCGTCCCAACCAGGAATCGACAGCAGTATGCAGCACGTCTTGCAGGACTGGTGCTCGGAATGCCGAGCGCTCGTGTTGAGCTGGTGATCTACGACACCAGCGACGATGATGGTCTGGGCTCGCAACTAGAGTCCTGGTCGGGCGACTCAAGACTGGTGTACCACCATACCCCAGCCTCTGGAGCGATGGCGGATGACTTCGATGCAGCGCTGTGTCATGCTACTGGGGAGTATGTTTGCTTCCTGGGAGATGACGATGGCATCAATCCCGAAGCTGTTGCGGTGCTTGAGTGGGCCAGTGCGGAAGGAGTAGACGCCGTCTGGAACAGGCCTTTGGCGGACTACTACTGGCCGGATGTGGCCGTTCATCCACGACTGATGCCCTTCGCTGGCAACCTATATGTCCGTCCGTTCTGCGGTGGTTTGACCTACCACGACGCTGAGTGCGAGATGCGAAGGTGTGTCCGTCGGGCGGCGCAGCGCTACTACGAGACAGGGCTCCCGAGGGTCTACCATGGGTTCGTGAAGAGGCGGTGCCTGGAGGAAGTCCGGGCTCGGACCGGGGCGTACTTCAAAGGTTTGAGTCCAGACGTGTACGGAGCGTTGGCTGTGGCCAACTTCACAACTAGGTTGTGCAGCGTGGACTACCCCCTCATCATGGGCGGCACCTCGGCGTGGAGCGGGGCGGGCAGCAGCTCCGCCAGGAAGCACAAGGGCCGGCTCGAGGACGCGCCTCTCCTGAAGGGGAAGCAGGATTACCACTGGAGTGATGTTGTACCTCGTTTCTACAGCGTGCAGACTGTGTGGGCAGACTCGGCCTTGGCAGCGCTGCGCGAGGTGGGGCGAGAGGATCTTGTGGCGGAGTTCAACCTGCCTCTGCTGATGGCGCTGTGCGTGTCGCACCATCCAGACTACCTTGGCGCCACGCTACGCGCGTTTCCCCACACATGCCGAGCCCTGGGCGTCGCAATGCCGTACGGCGCAGCGATGGTCTTAGGTTCGGCGCTTGCGGACCTGACTCCAAAGCTCATCCGCCGGGTGCGTCGCCGCCTTGGACGCGCGCCCGTCGGGCCCTCGCCTGCGGCGACCGCACTGGCCGACGCACCGGCAGCACTCGCTGCGTTGCTCAGCCATATCAGAGCGAGCGGCGTGTCGATTGCGCTGTCCGGGTCCGCTTGTGTGCTTCATACCGGCGTGGCTCGCTGA
- a CDS encoding O-antigen ligase family protein → MADVRRLARVLVRTATAVALVSVLEYLMLPRSDLMRGAAGATRGLFVEGAANYNVVAAYLTFVALVMLPLAVKAGHQWRARWTAWFGLMVTGVVLTSSRSAVLALLATAGLYGWRYLPRRTLQLAALALPVVVVGAYVMRGSALVVALAKLRYLPAALPMLAGTEADYLGIPPWALGTVSRFGQWRLTWDLVAQSPIWGNGLRYTRWSLGADQYFTADNYYLETLADTGAVGLLLLCALLAGLYLRARRAYTFIRPGDYLRLLTVGYVMALVALVLMNLVGGLFASQKVWGTFIFVSGMLCSAWKGVPFVEVGHRSAGCLRSSDWGRRGVTPTSLVGESSASCCDSLALSDI, encoded by the coding sequence GTGGCTGATGTCAGACGCCTGGCGCGGGTGCTGGTGCGCACTGCCACGGCGGTGGCATTGGTGAGTGTCCTTGAGTACCTCATGTTGCCTAGGTCGGACCTGATGCGAGGAGCCGCTGGCGCAACCAGAGGGTTGTTTGTCGAAGGAGCAGCTAACTACAACGTGGTCGCGGCCTACCTTACCTTTGTGGCGCTCGTGATGCTGCCCCTGGCTGTCAAGGCTGGGCACCAGTGGAGAGCCCGATGGACAGCCTGGTTTGGCCTGATGGTCACTGGAGTCGTGTTGACCAGCTCGCGCAGTGCCGTGCTGGCCCTTCTGGCCACCGCGGGATTGTACGGCTGGCGCTACTTGCCCCGGCGGACCCTTCAACTGGCAGCGCTTGCCCTCCCAGTTGTTGTCGTAGGGGCGTATGTGATGCGCGGGTCGGCGCTCGTGGTGGCACTCGCCAAGCTCCGCTACCTGCCCGCGGCCTTGCCCATGCTGGCAGGCACAGAAGCTGACTACCTGGGCATCCCGCCTTGGGCCCTGGGGACGGTATCGCGTTTCGGGCAATGGCGACTGACATGGGATCTGGTCGCGCAGAGCCCGATATGGGGGAACGGCCTACGCTACACTCGCTGGAGCCTGGGCGCAGACCAGTACTTCACGGCCGACAACTACTATCTGGAGACACTGGCCGACACAGGTGCCGTTGGCCTGCTGCTCCTGTGTGCACTGCTGGCTGGCCTGTACCTACGTGCGAGACGGGCCTACACGTTCATCCGACCTGGGGACTACCTACGTCTGCTGACCGTTGGCTACGTAATGGCTCTGGTGGCACTGGTGCTGATGAACCTCGTAGGCGGGTTGTTCGCCTCACAGAAGGTATGGGGTACTTTTATCTTCGTGAGCGGGATGCTGTGTAGTGCCTGGAAGGGTGTGCCGTTCGTCGAGGTGGGGCACCGATCAGCGGGGTGTCTGCGCAGCAGCGATTGGGGGAGGCGCGGGGTTACGCCCACGAGCCTGGTTGGTGAGTCGTCTGCAAGCTGCTGCGACTCACTTGCACTGAGCGACATATGA
- a CDS encoding glycosyltransferase family 2 protein, producing the protein MTGIEEHGSTTMANVSVVVVNYNSDDDLRGCLASLSSEGAAVPLDVCVVDNASSTGDVKMVAAGFPGTSLLINESNRGFAAACNQALALVGAPYILLLNPDTVVRPAAIQRMGRFLDQHPEAGGVGCRLLNEDGTLQPSITSFPQPLREAISVGLRGILRNDARARSALSRLARPLGLAVSRFDTHDEAKSVDFVRGACLMVRRRAVEEVGPLDPAYFFTGEEMDWCYRMRKAGWRIYYYPEAEVIHFDHGSTRNIMGRVFVQTRKSTLVFYEKHYPKHATFMMKVLTSLALAAKALFLTGRLATGWSERDADLALREASWFVARMNFSRRLRSGNLLLDHQFRYLR; encoded by the coding sequence ATGACGGGTATCGAGGAGCACGGCAGTACCACCATGGCCAACGTATCAGTGGTAGTCGTGAACTACAACTCCGACGACGATTTGCGAGGATGTCTCGCATCCCTCAGTTCCGAGGGAGCGGCTGTGCCCCTGGACGTGTGCGTGGTGGACAATGCCTCGAGCACGGGCGACGTCAAGATGGTGGCTGCCGGGTTTCCTGGCACGTCGCTGCTGATAAACGAGAGCAATCGGGGGTTCGCCGCTGCCTGCAACCAGGCGCTGGCGCTTGTGGGAGCGCCATACATCCTCCTACTCAATCCTGACACAGTGGTGAGGCCGGCAGCCATTCAGCGCATGGGCAGATTCCTGGACCAGCATCCAGAAGCTGGAGGGGTGGGATGCAGACTCTTGAATGAGGACGGGACTCTTCAGCCCTCCATAACGAGCTTCCCGCAGCCCCTGCGAGAAGCAATCAGCGTCGGACTGCGGGGTATCCTTAGGAATGACGCCAGAGCCAGGTCTGCCCTCTCGAGGCTCGCTCGACCGCTGGGCCTTGCTGTGTCCAGGTTCGACACTCATGATGAGGCCAAGTCGGTGGACTTCGTTAGAGGCGCATGTCTGATGGTACGGCGCCGAGCCGTAGAGGAGGTCGGCCCGCTTGACCCGGCCTACTTCTTCACTGGCGAGGAGATGGACTGGTGCTACCGGATGAGGAAGGCTGGATGGCGCATATACTACTATCCCGAGGCCGAGGTCATCCACTTTGATCACGGCTCGACAAGAAACATCATGGGCCGTGTCTTCGTTCAGACCAGGAAGAGCACTCTGGTGTTCTATGAAAAGCACTATCCGAAACACGCCACCTTCATGATGAAAGTCCTGACCTCACTGGCTTTGGCGGCGAAGGCATTGTTCCTCACTGGGAGACTGGCTACCGGGTGGTCGGAGCGTGACGCTGACCTGGCCTTGCGCGAGGCAAGCTGGTTTGTGGCGCGGATGAACTTCAGCCGCCGGCTCCGGAGCGGCAACCTGCTCCTCGACCACCAGTTCAGGTACCTGCGGTGA
- a CDS encoding alginate lyase family protein has translation MSESVALYWNTARHLTPEQMAGRLSSLVRKTLDRRTGFPSWLYRRQLRSAASNLRERSDWASQQTHELLTRGDLLRCVDEPPSYHFTFLGRSRSYQRGKIDWGACGETLLWRYNLHYFEYAYDLAIAFRYHGDDRAYRAFRSLVTDWIACNAIGKTVGWDPYPTSLRIVNWLKACHLMRVALACDHEFRQVLVRSLHEQALHLRRNLEVHLLNNHVIENARALIWAGLFLEGSLPERWLSQGRALLIKELGRQVLPDGAQFERSPMYHCAVLLDCAELAALLRDTEQSLPPQVLDVLSSMVSCAEAMLFPDGETAYLNDCAQGMTVPSLRLIAAAKALLGVAAREPAECSELAGPVPVALPAAGYYWIRDRTRNAHLVVDCGELGPSFQPGHGHCDLLSYEWSVDGERVVIDSGADDYYGPVEWRKYYRSTCAHNTISVNGQEQSEIWGRFRVGRRARPLGVTWQVSAEGGTITAGYSGFPTVPGWVRHWRAIGVIGGGCLVVLDVVTGAGEFGVDSFVHLAPGYLLQSTTASTVEVASCGWQACFRPIIPPLSVEVSHGSYDPIQGWCAHRLGAAMPHTVIRARWGGAGTVVAGYCLTVSQGLVSRPTVRASEAGHVIEVTAGGCTYRVHCTVEAGRPKIEMATIG, from the coding sequence TTGTCCGAGTCTGTTGCTCTCTACTGGAACACTGCCCGCCATCTGACGCCGGAACAGATGGCGGGCCGGCTGAGCTCTCTAGTTCGCAAGACTCTGGACCGCCGTACTGGATTCCCCTCGTGGCTGTACCGCCGTCAGCTTCGAAGCGCAGCCTCGAACTTACGGGAGCGATCCGACTGGGCTTCACAGCAGACTCACGAGCTTCTGACTCGCGGTGACCTCCTGAGGTGCGTAGACGAGCCTCCTTCCTACCACTTCACCTTTCTTGGTAGGAGTCGGTCATATCAACGCGGCAAGATCGATTGGGGAGCCTGCGGCGAAACTCTGCTCTGGCGCTACAACCTACATTACTTTGAGTACGCCTATGATCTCGCCATCGCCTTCCGGTACCACGGTGACGATCGTGCCTATCGTGCCTTTCGCAGTCTGGTAACGGACTGGATTGCCTGCAACGCCATCGGCAAGACTGTCGGATGGGACCCGTATCCTACCTCACTGCGAATCGTCAATTGGCTCAAGGCCTGCCACCTAATGCGCGTAGCATTGGCCTGCGACCATGAGTTCCGGCAGGTTCTGGTTCGCTCGCTCCATGAACAGGCACTTCACCTACGACGGAACCTGGAAGTGCACCTCCTAAACAACCATGTGATCGAGAACGCCAGGGCCTTGATCTGGGCCGGCCTGTTCCTCGAGGGAAGCCTACCTGAGCGGTGGCTGTCCCAGGGCAGGGCTCTGCTGATCAAAGAGCTGGGGAGGCAGGTACTCCCGGATGGTGCTCAGTTCGAGCGAAGCCCGATGTATCATTGCGCGGTGCTGCTGGACTGTGCTGAGCTCGCGGCGCTTCTGCGAGATACCGAGCAATCGCTGCCTCCACAAGTCCTCGACGTCCTTAGCAGCATGGTGAGCTGTGCTGAAGCCATGCTATTCCCGGATGGAGAGACGGCCTATCTGAACGATTGCGCTCAGGGTATGACGGTGCCAAGCCTGCGTCTGATAGCTGCGGCCAAGGCACTTCTCGGAGTGGCTGCGAGAGAGCCAGCAGAATGCAGCGAGCTCGCTGGGCCTGTGCCCGTAGCTCTGCCGGCAGCCGGCTACTACTGGATTCGCGACCGAACCCGGAATGCCCATCTGGTTGTTGATTGCGGCGAGCTGGGGCCCTCCTTTCAGCCTGGCCACGGTCACTGTGACCTTCTGAGCTACGAGTGGAGCGTGGACGGAGAGCGAGTGGTCATCGACAGCGGAGCCGATGACTATTACGGCCCAGTGGAGTGGCGTAAGTACTATCGGAGTACCTGCGCGCACAACACCATCTCCGTGAACGGGCAGGAGCAGAGTGAGATCTGGGGACGCTTTCGGGTTGGGCGACGAGCTCGGCCGCTCGGTGTCACCTGGCAAGTCTCCGCTGAGGGCGGGACCATCACGGCTGGCTACTCCGGGTTCCCGACCGTGCCCGGGTGGGTTCGGCACTGGCGAGCCATTGGAGTCATCGGTGGCGGCTGTCTCGTTGTCCTCGATGTCGTCACCGGTGCGGGTGAGTTCGGGGTCGACAGTTTCGTGCATCTGGCCCCAGGGTACTTACTGCAGTCAACCACCGCATCTACCGTGGAGGTGGCTTCATGTGGTTGGCAAGCATGCTTCCGCCCGATCATCCCGCCACTGTCGGTAGAGGTCAGCCATGGATCCTATGATCCGATCCAAGGGTGGTGCGCTCACCGCTTGGGAGCGGCCATGCCCCACACTGTCATCCGTGCCCGATGGGGTGGTGCAGGCACAGTGGTCGCTGGGTACTGCCTGACTGTCTCTCAAGGCCTAGTCTCTCGACCCACCGTGCGAGCGTCAGAGGCTGGACACGTGATCGAGGTCACGGCAGGTGGGTGTACCTACCGGGTCCACTGCACTGTTGAGGCTGGCAGACCCAAGATAGAGATGGCAACAATTGGCTAG